ATGAAGGACTAAAGTATTTTCATGAGGGCGATAGCGCTCAATTTATCTTCACGCCTCATTCAGCCTATGGGTTGGTTGGCGATGGCGAGAAAATTCCATCGCGGGCAACGCTCGTTTACGATGTAAGAATAAAAAGTGTGCAGTAGCGCACAATAAATAGGATTGATTTGCTGTTTATATAGGTAAAATTGGGCATCGCCTGCGGCTTGAGGTAGCTATATTTAAAGAATATTCCTACATTTGGGAGCCTAAAGGCAAAGCAATTAGCCAATCTGCAAATCCAATTTTTAGAAGTTGATGAGATTTTTTAAACATACATTTTTTGTCGTTACGCTTGCTTGCGCTGCTGCATTCATTACGTCTTGCGGCAAAGAGGAAACCACTACAACCAGCTTAGTGGCGCAGAATACCCTAATAGAGTCTTTTGTAAAGACCACCAAACTTACGGATAGCGTCGAAAAGAGCGGCGATTTGTGGTGTAATCGGTTTGTTAAGGGTGCAAACTCCACTAAGATACAGGTGGGAGATGAGGTTACCTTCTACTACATTCTAAGTGTTGTGAAAGATGCTACAACTCTTGAACCCTATGCCACGAATATAGAGTCGGTGGCAAAGGCTAAGGCATTGGCTAATCCCTTTTCCAAGTATGAGCCTATTACGGTAGTAGTGGGCAAGAGCGGGTTGCCTAAAGGATTTGATCTAGGGCTTCGCCTATTGTACGATGGCGATGCCGCTCAAATTCTTTTTCCATCGACCTATGGTTATGGAGCAAGCGATATTGGCGCTGTCCCTGCCAATTCGGCAATAGGGGTAAGGGTGTATATCAGCAAAGTTGAAAGATAAGAACGAATAAAAAGTTGCAATAACAGTTTTTCTATGCATAGCTATCTTAAAGTATTGGCTTTAGCAGCCCTTGCAGTGGGGCTTTACTCATGCGCTCAGGAACAAACCATATCAGATCGAGTAGTGGAAGATGGTATTATCGGTGCGTATGTTGAGCAAAATCCTATATGGAAAAATAAGACGGAATCGGGGCTTTACCTAAACGTGCTTAAGGAAGGAACTGGCGCTACACCAACCGTTACCGATTGGGTTATGGTTAAGTTTACCGGTAAGACGCTAGACGGCGATTACTTCCACTCTACAGATACCACCGTATTTAACCATTTAGACTATAACGTAAACTACTATCACATAGTCCCCGATTTCTTGTACATGGCAGGTTCGATGCCTCAAGGCTTTAGGGAGGCGTTGTTGACCATGAAGGAAGGAGGCAAGGTTGATCTTCTTATTCCCTCGTACCTTGGTTTTGGTTCTTACGGAGCCGTTAAGTTTGGGCAGATGCCAATTCTTCCTAATGCATACGTACAGGCTAACCACCCTGTAAAGTATCAGTTGGAGCTGGTAAAGGTTATCTCTAAGCCTAGGGAGTACGATTCTTTGCTGGTCGACTCTTACGTTAAGAATAATCCAGGTTTTGTTGATATTAAGGATAAGGCTGTGTATCTAAAGGAACTTGAGAAGGGAAGTACAGCTATTAGCGATACCATTGGAAATGGAACAAAGGTGTATGTTCACTATGCTGGATATTTCCTAGATGGATACTGCTTTGATACGAATATAAAAACCATTTCGGATACTTTCGCTCCTTATGCGCCCTATAGTGGCAGTTCTTCTAGTTCGTCGACTTCTACTTCTACAACTACCTCTGGAGATACGCTAGTTGTAACAATGGCAGCAAGTAGTAGTGGGGTTGTTACTGGTTTTGATAAGGCATTGCGTAAAATGACCAAGGGCTCTAAGGCAGAGGTTGTATTTACGTCAACCAATGGTTATGGATTATCTGGTAGCTCTAGCTCAACCAGCAAGCCTTCCATTGGAGCCTATACGCCGCTGAAATTTTATATTGTAGTTGATAGGGTAGAGAACCCCACCTCATCTACAACTACCGCGTCGTCTATCGTTGTTCCGAAATATTTGCTACGAAAGAATTAAAAAGACCGTGGGTCTTTTATGAAGGTCGGGGACTTGCTTACGCCAGTCTCCGATTTTTTTTGTCACAATGTACTCGGTTTCGGTGGTGATGTCGGCGGCAATGCAGAGGCGCGTTTCGGGGTGGCAGGTTTCCAGCAGCGCTGCCAGCATGTGGTTGTTGCGGTAAGGCGTTTCGATGAAGAGCTGGGTTTGGTGCTCGCGGTTGGAGCGTTGTTCCAACGTCTTTATGGCCTTAACCCTTTCGGCGGGCTTTACGGGGAGGTAGCCTACGAAGGAAAAGTTCTGCCCGTTTAGTCCCGATGCCATTAGCGACATCAGAATAGACGACGGCCCAACCAGCGGAACAACCTTAACCCCCAGTCGATGTGCTTCGGCAACCGCATCGGCTCCAGGATCGGCAACGCCGGGTACACCTGCCTCCGATATGATGCCGATGTCGTTTCCGTCCATCGCGGGCTGTAGCATCCTACGAACCTCGGTTGGGTGGGTGTGTTCGTTGAGTTCATAAAAGGTGAGTGAGTCGATCTGAATGCCCAGTTTGAGCTTGCTGATAAACCGGCGGGCGGTGCGAATTTCCTCCACAATAAAGAATCGGGTGTTTAGGACTACATCCTTTACGTGTTGCGGAATGACGTTCTCGATTGGGGTATCGCCCAGCGTGGTTGGAATCAGGTATACTACTGCCGACATGGTCTCTGTTTTTTCGGCAAAGGTAATCCAATTATCCTGATATGCTGCTCGGGGGCGTTTTCGGGGGATACTTTGTCGGTTTATGTGCTACTTTTGCGGTACTATTCAACCCATAAATAGAAGCGGTGAAGGTTACATTTCTAGGAACGGGAACCTCGCAGGGGGTGCCGATTATTGCCTGCAGCTGCCCGGTGTGCCAGTCGGGCGATAGCCACGATAAGCGCCTGCGCTCGTCGGCAATGGTGGAGGTTGATGGCGTTCGCATCCTGATTGATGCTGGGCCCGACTTCCGCCAGCAGATGCTCCGCGAGGGGGTGACGGACTTGGATGCCATTCTGCTAACCCACGAGCACAAGGACCATGTGGGCGGGCTCGACGACGTTCGCGCCTTCAACTACGTGCTCAATCGGCCCATGGACATTTACGCCCAGGAGCGCGTGCTGGGGCATCTGAAGGTCGAGTTCTCCTACGTCTTTAGCGAGAAGCCCTATCCGGGCGTGCCGCAAATGGCGCTGCACCCCATCGGCAGCGAGCCGTTTACGGTGAAGGGGGTTGAGGTGACGCCCATATCGGTGAGGCATTTCCGCCTGCCTGTGTCCGCCTACCGCATTAGCGACTTTTCCTACATCACCGATGCCAACTACATCTCCGAGGAAGAGAAGCAGAAGCTGGTCGGAACGCGCGTGCTGGTGGTTAACGCCCTGAGGCGCGAGGAGCACATCTCGCACTTTACCCTGAGCCAGGCGCTGGAGCTAATCCGGGAGGTGAAGCCCGAGGTGGCCTACCTCACCCACATCTCGCACCAGCTGGGTAAGCACGCCGACGTGCTCAGGGAACTCCCCCCAAACGTCTTCCTAGCCTACGACGGGCTGTGCGTGGAGGTGATATAAGACATAAGATTCAAGACACAAGATATTACCCCAGACATGGCTTCTCGCTCTGTTCTGGGGTATTGTTACTAGTATCCGCCTCTCGTGGCTGCTCTTCCATGCAGCCTTCTCCTTTTTCCTTTTTCTTCCTGATGAAGGTGTAGTGGCGCTTCAGTTCGGCGCTGTACTTGTCGTTGAGCAGCTCCACGGCATGCAGGGTTCGATCCCATCCCTGCTGCGGGTTGATGATGGCCTGCGCGTCGATATAGGCCCAGAGCCCCCGAATAGCCTGCTCGAGCGCCTTGCGCACCCGCGTGGGCGGCGCAATTGCCTTCTGCTCGGCTCGCTCATTATTGGCCAATATGTCGCTGTGGTCGAATAGCTGGTTGGCTTCTTCCAGGCCAGCTAGGGCTTCCTGCAGGTTAAGAGCGTCCACGGCGGGCTTGTGTTCCCCATTGTTAAGCACGTGCAGCAGCTTGCTGATGCTCACTGATTCGGTGTTGTAGTTCTTGCGGTACAGGGTAAAGCCGAGGCGCTCCATCAGGTGTTTTACATGCTCGCCCGCCTGCTGCTGCTCCTCCTTGGCCGAGTAGCAGCCCGCCAGCACTAGGTGCTTCAGGTGCAGGAAGGCCCGGTCGCGGGTGGTATCGGCCTTTTTCAGGTTGATGTTGCTTCTTCGGCTGGTGTTAAACCCGCTTTCGAAGCGCTGCTTGGCCTCCACAACGGCATGGTAGCGTTCCGTATCGAGCAGCGCGGCATCAACGTACAGGCTTACGTCGTCGAGCACGCTGTTGGTGTAGCATATGATGCTGTTCACGCTCAGGCGGGGAAGCAGTGCGGTCTTTTTCATAGGTCGAAAAGGTTAAACGCGTTCTGTTTGGCGGCAACGGCGCTGCGCGAAAGGCCATTTCGGCGAGATATTGTCCTTCTGCCGCTGCGCGAAAGGCCATCGGCAGATCGTTTCGGCCAATTGGCTGCCAACGAAAGCTCATCCTCCTCTTCGTTGGCCCTGCTGCGCGTTGCTGCATGCTTTACTTCGCTAAATATACTAAAAATACAGCTGTATTTTATGTGATGCTACTTTTGTTATGAAAAATGCAGTTGTAAAATTTATGCTGTCATTTGCAGTGCATAAAATACAAATGAATATTTAAAGATTCGGTATGCGTATTAAAAAATACAGATGAATAATTAGAGATTCTATTTGTACAATGAAAAATACATTTGCAAATTTTATTGCAAAATGGTGGTGAAAAATACAACAATCAGAAAAAGCTCCGTTGCATCGGTGCTTGCCCTTCCGCTGGCTGCGCTAAGAATATTTGCTGGCGTTTTGCCCTTTTGTAGGCTGAAGGTAGGGGCGTCCGGCGATGCTTTTGCCTTTCCTACGACTGCGGAGGGGGAATTCCGTTTGGTTTCTGCCTTTTGATCTAAAGGGGAAAGGCTTTTCGTATGAATTTGATGCGGATGATGGATAATTTTTTTGAAGTTGCTTAGCTGTATTTGAAAAATCACTACCTTGCTACTGCTGTCCGAACTTCGATTAACGGTATTAACCTAAAGAAATTAGTACTATGGTCACAAAGCAACGCTATTATCATGGTAAGAGGGTGGAAAAGCAGCCGCTGAATACTACCGAACAGCTTGCGCGTATCTTTATAATCCTTTTGGGCCTAGGGTTGGCCATCGCGCTGGTGTACCTGCTTGTTGCTCGCTACTTCTAGCTGTTTGTAGTGGCAAAATGGAGCGAACTTCCCTTGCGAGGTTCGCTTTTTTTATGTGCCGATGCCGCTTGGCTACAGCGTCGCCACCATTCTGATGTAGGCTTCCACGTCGAACTTCGATCGGCATCCGTTGTAGATCATGTAGCGTATCTTTCCGAAGATGGGGCGCGGAAACCAGGCCCTGTCGTGCACCCCGCCGATGCTCCATGCAATGCCCGCATAGCCGTTGGGGTCGCGCCCGTCAATCGAGTACCTATCGTTTAGGAAGATGGCCGTAGCAAGCGCATCCTCTACCGAAGGAGTCCACTCCAAGATCTTTTTGGCCCAGTACATGCGCATGTAGCCGTGCATCTTTCCCCGCTTTACCAGCTCTTGCTGGGCGGCATTCCAGAGCGGGTCGTGCGTTAGCCCCTGCTCCAGCTGCTCTAGCGGGTAGCAGAACTCCCGAGGGTCGGTCCTGTGTAGGTCGATGTCCTTTTTGGCCCAGTAGGGGAAGCCGCCGACGCTATCGTACTTCGGGTTGTAGAAGCAGAAGTTATCGGACAGCTCGCGCCGGACGATGAACTCCTCCAGAAAGGCCTCGCTGGAGGGCGATGCCGCAGCTCTTCGGCTAACCTCCACGGCGATTCGCTGCGCCGATAACTGCCCGAAATGCAGGAATGGCGATAGGTTCGACTGCCCGTCGAGCGTCGGATTGTTCCTCCGTTCGCTGTAGCCATCGAGCTTCTGCTCTATAAAGCTGTCGAGTGCTCGCATGGCGCTGGCCTCTCCCGGCATCAGCCATCCGATAGGCTTTACGGATGAGTCTGCCTGAATGCTCGTCTCCACCTGTTGCCAGTTGGTAGGCTGCCTGTCTAACCTGCCAACGCCATTTTGCTCTTTTAGCGGAGGAAACTCAGTAAGGAAATCCTCAAGCGCCCGCTTTATCTTCGGGCGGATGGTGTAGGCCCCAAACTCCACCTTCTGCGACACCCAGCGGCACGGAACAATGTTGTGGGCATCTACCTCGTAGTGGGCTATGCCTTCCATTTGGTTGATGGCTTCAATCCAGTTCCGCTTTATGCGCAGCGGGTCAAAGTCGGAAACCACTAGGTTGATTTCATTTTCTATGATGTACTGCTCTAAGGCTCTTGTTGGATTGTTGTCGAGTATAAGCCTAAAGGGAATGTTTAGCACGGAAAGCCTCCGTTCTACCTCTTTTAATCCTTGTAGCATGAAGCTGTAGTGGCGCATGTTGGCTAAGGGGTAGGAGGAGGTGAGGGTAAAGACAACTTCTAGCGGGCAGCTGTGCAGTAGCGCCTGCTCTTGGGCGAATATCAGCGCCCAGTTGTCGCTAACCCGTTGGTCGCGGCTCATGCGGTAAACCACCTTCCTAATAGCGGAGCCGGTGGTTTTGTGCGTAATTACTCTTCGTGGATCTACATTCATGGTCTGCTAATTTACGAAAAAGGAAGAGCCTACCCTTTGAATATGGTAGGCCCTTTTTATGTAGGTCGATTAGGCATTGGTATGCATGCTAGGCTAATACTTAGGAAGCGGTGCGGAACCTTTTATGATGTCAATCAAGTCGATTTTGAAGATTATGCCTTGGTTGGGCTCTATTGCAGGAGCTCCCTTTTCACCGTATGCGAGTGTGCTTGGAATGTAAAGGATAAAGGTGTCTTTGGGCTTCATGAGCAGTATGCCTTCTTGTAGTCCAGGGATGATTTGGTTGAGCGGCATGCGTACAGGCTTTTCTGCTCCATAGGAAGAGTCCAGTATTTTCCCATCAATAAATTTGGCCTCGAAGTTTACCACGGCGGTATCGTTAATGGTCGGATTTAGGCCATCTGTAGGGCCGCTTGCTATTGCCTCGTATTGAAGGCCGCTGACTGTCGTTTTTACGTTGGGCTTTTTGGCATTTTCCTCGAAAAACGCCTTCATCTTAACCTCATTTTCTTTAGTTAAAACATCAATCCGTGCTTTCTCTTTTAGTTGAATTTGAGTTTGAAGTTTAGTAAGCAGGACGTTAATGGTGGTGTCGTTGTATAGGTTGATCTTATTTTTTACGTCGTTAAGCGCTTGCAGTACGAGCCCGTGGTTAAAATCTACCCGTAGGCTCTCCATACTTCTGGCTAAAACTACGCCATAGGCATACGAAGCGCTATCTATGAAGCTGCTGAATTTTGCTTGTTGGGCAGCGGGGCTGCTGTTAAGCGATGCTTGGGAAAAGCCAAAGCCTGATGAAAGCAAAATGGCGATTAAAGTGGTTGTAAAATTCTTCATGGGAATTGTTTAAAATTTGAATGACCATTAATAGTTATTTTAACCATCCATTGGGTGAAAAGTTTTAAATAGGCAAAAAAAGAAGCCTTGTAAGATGCAAGGCTTCCTGCTTCTAAATAAACCAAGGATTAATCCATTCGCTCGATCGCATGAGTATGTCGATGTACTGGGCACGAGTGTAGGCAAATGGATCTTTAAGGTTGACGTACGATAGCTTGCCTCTAACCTCATCGATGGTTTCGTAGCCTTTCATATTCATCCATGTTTCTGTTTCTGCAATCATACTTTTTACGTATTCAGGACCATTCTTGTATACCGCGCTTACTATCTGTACGGTATTTGCCCCGGCAAGGAACGTTTTAATTGCCTCTTCGGCGGTAACGATTCCGGTAGCTGCTGATAGCTGCGCATTAATTCGATTAAAGAGCAAGCCGCAGTAGCGTAGCGCTAGCCGCGAATCGTCGGAACGGCTAAATACGTACGATTGCTTCATGGCTTCGGCATCAATATCAATGTCGGGTTGGTACATCCTGTTGAAAAGCACGAATGCCTTTACGCCAAGCTTATCCATTCGCGAAATGACCTCAAGCGGATTGCCGTAGAATGGGCTCAGCTTTACGGCTATCGGGATGGTTATTTTGCTCGTCACCTCTTTCAGCACATCGAGTTGGGTGTTGATGATTTCGGCACCAGTAATCTCAAACTTGGAAGGGGAGGAGTAGAAGTTTAGTTCAAGGCCATCGATGCCAGTCTCCTGCATGCGCACTGCCCAGTCTACCCATGTGGCTGGCGTAATGCAGTTGAGGCTTCCGATTACGGGAATGCTTAGCTCGCTCTTTACCTTTTTCAACTTATGCAGGTGACCTCTAGGACCAGCATGGTGTAGTTCTGGAAATATGCGAACCATCTCGGGGTGGCGCTCGTTGTAGGCCTCCAAGTCGTTGTCTAGTTCGAGGCTCTCCAGTTCAATTTGTTCTTCGAAGAGCGTTTTGTAGACGATTGCACCTGCACCTGCTTCCTCCAACTTTTTCAATCGGTCAACGTTATCGCTCAAATTACTTGCCCCAATAATGAATGGACTTTTAAGGGATAAGCCCATGTAGCTTGTGCTTAAATTTGCCATGGCTGTCCTAATTATGATTTTACTTATTACGTGTTGTATTAGTGCTTGTAGAAGCTAACTCTTAAACGTATTTAATGGATGTCTTGTTCGGAATGCGTGGCTCTTATCCTATATTTGCAGGATTTTTTGAATATGGCTTTCTGGAATATTTCTACAGGTTTAATACGTTTTTCTAATGATTGATAAGCATTCTGAGTACGATTTAACGCCTCAGCGGAGGATTGTTATTGGAGTACAATTTCTTTTTGTGGCGTTTGGAGCGACAGTGCTGGTGCCGTTACTCGTTGGACTCGATCCCTCGGTGGCGCTATTTACAGCAGGTTTGGGAACTTTAATCT
This window of the uncultured Acetobacteroides sp. genome carries:
- a CDS encoding FKBP-type peptidyl-prolyl cis-trans isomerase → MRFFKHTFFVVTLACAAAFITSCGKEETTTTSLVAQNTLIESFVKTTKLTDSVEKSGDLWCNRFVKGANSTKIQVGDEVTFYYILSVVKDATTLEPYATNIESVAKAKALANPFSKYEPITVVVGKSGLPKGFDLGLRLLYDGDAAQILFPSTYGYGASDIGAVPANSAIGVRVYISKVER
- a CDS encoding FKBP-type peptidyl-prolyl cis-trans isomerase, with amino-acid sequence MHSYLKVLALAALAVGLYSCAQEQTISDRVVEDGIIGAYVEQNPIWKNKTESGLYLNVLKEGTGATPTVTDWVMVKFTGKTLDGDYFHSTDTTVFNHLDYNVNYYHIVPDFLYMAGSMPQGFREALLTMKEGGKVDLLIPSYLGFGSYGAVKFGQMPILPNAYVQANHPVKYQLELVKVISKPREYDSLLVDSYVKNNPGFVDIKDKAVYLKELEKGSTAISDTIGNGTKVYVHYAGYFLDGYCFDTNIKTISDTFAPYAPYSGSSSSSSTSTSTTTSGDTLVVTMAASSSGVVTGFDKALRKMTKGSKAEVVFTSTNGYGLSGSSSSTSKPSIGAYTPLKFYIVVDRVENPTSSTTTASSIVVPKYLLRKN
- a CDS encoding SAM-dependent methyltransferase, whose amino-acid sequence is MSAVVYLIPTTLGDTPIENVIPQHVKDVVLNTRFFIVEEIRTARRFISKLKLGIQIDSLTFYELNEHTHPTEVRRMLQPAMDGNDIGIISEAGVPGVADPGADAVAEAHRLGVKVVPLVGPSSILMSLMASGLNGQNFSFVGYLPVKPAERVKAIKTLEQRSNREHQTQLFIETPYRNNHMLAALLETCHPETRLCIAADITTETEYIVTKKIGDWRKQVPDLHKRPTVFLILS
- a CDS encoding MBL fold metallo-hydrolase — translated: MKVTFLGTGTSQGVPIIACSCPVCQSGDSHDKRLRSSAMVEVDGVRILIDAGPDFRQQMLREGVTDLDAILLTHEHKDHVGGLDDVRAFNYVLNRPMDIYAQERVLGHLKVEFSYVFSEKPYPGVPQMALHPIGSEPFTVKGVEVTPISVRHFRLPVSAYRISDFSYITDANYISEEEKQKLVGTRVLVVNALRREEHISHFTLSQALELIREVKPEVAYLTHISHQLGKHADVLRELPPNVFLAYDGLCVEVI
- a CDS encoding DUF6261 family protein is translated as MKKTALLPRLSVNSIICYTNSVLDDVSLYVDAALLDTERYHAVVEAKQRFESGFNTSRRSNINLKKADTTRDRAFLHLKHLVLAGCYSAKEEQQQAGEHVKHLMERLGFTLYRKNYNTESVSISKLLHVLNNGEHKPAVDALNLQEALAGLEEANQLFDHSDILANNERAEQKAIAPPTRVRKALEQAIRGLWAYIDAQAIINPQQGWDRTLHAVELLNDKYSAELKRHYTFIRKKKEKGEGCMEEQPREADTSNNTPEQSEKPCLG
- a CDS encoding deoxyribodipyrimidine photo-lyase encodes the protein MNVDPRRVITHKTTGSAIRKVVYRMSRDQRVSDNWALIFAQEQALLHSCPLEVVFTLTSSYPLANMRHYSFMLQGLKEVERRLSVLNIPFRLILDNNPTRALEQYIIENEINLVVSDFDPLRIKRNWIEAINQMEGIAHYEVDAHNIVPCRWVSQKVEFGAYTIRPKIKRALEDFLTEFPPLKEQNGVGRLDRQPTNWQQVETSIQADSSVKPIGWLMPGEASAMRALDSFIEQKLDGYSERRNNPTLDGQSNLSPFLHFGQLSAQRIAVEVSRRAAASPSSEAFLEEFIVRRELSDNFCFYNPKYDSVGGFPYWAKKDIDLHRTDPREFCYPLEQLEQGLTHDPLWNAAQQELVKRGKMHGYMRMYWAKKILEWTPSVEDALATAIFLNDRYSIDGRDPNGYAGIAWSIGGVHDRAWFPRPIFGKIRYMIYNGCRSKFDVEAYIRMVATL
- a CDS encoding FKBP-type peptidyl-prolyl cis-trans isomerase produces the protein MKNFTTTLIAILLSSGFGFSQASLNSSPAAQQAKFSSFIDSASYAYGVVLARSMESLRVDFNHGLVLQALNDVKNKINLYNDTTINVLLTKLQTQIQLKEKARIDVLTKENEVKMKAFFEENAKKPNVKTTVSGLQYEAIASGPTDGLNPTINDTAVVNFEAKFIDGKILDSSYGAEKPVRMPLNQIIPGLQEGILLMKPKDTFILYIPSTLAYGEKGAPAIEPNQGIIFKIDLIDIIKGSAPLPKY
- a CDS encoding dihydroorotate dehydrogenase-like protein, encoding MANLSTSYMGLSLKSPFIIGASNLSDNVDRLKKLEEAGAGAIVYKTLFEEQIELESLELDNDLEAYNERHPEMVRIFPELHHAGPRGHLHKLKKVKSELSIPVIGSLNCITPATWVDWAVRMQETGIDGLELNFYSSPSKFEITGAEIINTQLDVLKEVTSKITIPIAVKLSPFYGNPLEVISRMDKLGVKAFVLFNRMYQPDIDIDAEAMKQSYVFSRSDDSRLALRYCGLLFNRINAQLSAATGIVTAEEAIKTFLAGANTVQIVSAVYKNGPEYVKSMIAETETWMNMKGYETIDEVRGKLSYVNLKDPFAYTRAQYIDILMRSSEWINPWFI